A single window of Anaerohalosphaeraceae bacterium DNA harbors:
- a CDS encoding 6-carboxytetrahydropterin synthase, with amino-acid sequence MHTLCRQVRFSVNPFGPASEAGFNSYASRPCGDGLAVYLCLTAALKGPVDDRTGFVVNVSEIDSAVRRAAVPIFERNIRSRFQQGQGVSLRDLFSWLWDSAERLQPFFETAQISRLELALNPFRTISIRREKSPMRTYSERFEFAAMHRLWNDAFSPEENFHRFGKCANPAGHGHNYILEVTVQVSEEPEPHGWIAGFEKVIQEHFLSIVDHKNLNADVPHFSRINPTVENIASYAWKCLKGKFGENRLFQITVWENDRTYCTFREE; translated from the coding sequence ATGCATACACTCTGTCGGCAAGTGCGATTTTCTGTCAATCCGTTTGGACCGGCCTCCGAAGCAGGGTTTAATTCCTATGCGTCCAGGCCCTGCGGTGACGGTTTGGCTGTCTATCTGTGTTTAACGGCCGCCCTGAAAGGTCCTGTGGATGACCGGACCGGCTTTGTGGTCAATGTATCGGAGATTGACAGCGCCGTGCGCCGGGCGGCGGTGCCGATTTTTGAGCGGAATATCCGGAGCCGTTTTCAGCAGGGACAGGGGGTAAGTCTGCGAGATTTGTTCAGCTGGCTCTGGGACAGCGCCGAGCGTCTGCAGCCCTTTTTTGAAACAGCTCAGATATCTCGACTGGAGCTTGCGCTGAATCCATTTCGTACCATTTCCATCCGGAGGGAGAAAAGCCCGATGCGGACGTACAGTGAACGATTTGAATTTGCGGCGATGCATCGTTTATGGAACGATGCGTTCAGTCCTGAAGAAAACTTTCATCGCTTCGGCAAGTGTGCCAATCCGGCCGGACACGGACACAACTATATTCTGGAGGTGACGGTGCAGGTTTCTGAGGAGCCGGAACCGCACGGCTGGATTGCCGGTTTTGAAAAAGTCATTCAAGAGCATTTTCTATCCATTGTGGACCATAAAAATCTGAATGCAGATGTGCCTCATTTTTCTCGTATAAATCCGACGGTCGAAAATATTGCTTCTTATGCCTGGAAGTGTTTAAAGGGGAAATTTGGGGAAAATAGATTGTTTCAGATTACAGTCTGGGAAAACGACCGGACCTATTGTACTTTCCGGGAGGAATAG
- the folE gene encoding GTP cyclohydrolase I FolE, which produces MGEASERIPNLDVDTERIEKAVREILLAVGEDPEREGLKATPQRVARMYAELLAGMRQNAADHLKSIFHEQYDEIVLLREIPFYSICEHHLMPFIGKAHVAYLPAGRVLGVSKLARIVDTFARRLQVQERLTDQIADFLMKNLEPIGVAVVLEASHSCMTIRGIQKPGAVMVTSSLRGIFKRDPRSRAEVLTLMHTNRT; this is translated from the coding sequence ATGGGCGAAGCTTCTGAGAGGATTCCGAACCTGGACGTGGATACGGAACGGATTGAAAAGGCTGTGCGGGAGATTCTTCTGGCGGTGGGAGAGGACCCGGAGCGGGAAGGGCTGAAGGCCACGCCGCAGCGGGTCGCCCGGATGTATGCGGAACTGCTGGCGGGGATGCGGCAGAATGCCGCGGATCATCTGAAAAGCATCTTTCACGAACAGTACGATGAAATTGTTCTGCTGCGGGAGATTCCTTTTTACAGCATCTGTGAACACCATCTGATGCCGTTTATCGGCAAGGCCCATGTGGCCTATCTGCCTGCCGGTCGGGTGTTAGGCGTCAGCAAGCTGGCACGGATTGTGGATACCTTCGCACGGCGGCTTCAGGTCCAGGAGCGTCTGACGGACCAGATTGCGGATTTCCTGATGAAAAATCTTGAACCCATCGGCGTGGCGGTAGTCCTGGAGGCCAGCCACAGCTGCATGACCATCCGCGGCATCCAGAAGCCCGGCGCGGTCATGGTAACCAGCTCCCTTCGCGGCATCTTCAAACGCGACCCGCGCAGTCGTGCGGAAGTGCTTACGTTGATGCATACCAACCGAACCTGA
- a CDS encoding leucyl aminopeptidase, translating into MVEKKAAMKKAIDTAVICRKADPLQIRTDVLAVGVFEKEPLGGWVQRVDRRLKGQISRLLELKDFKGKPQMTALLYTRGQLGAERVLLVGLGEKKKADADTLRKAASAAASAAVDLRVSSLAAAVDWGDWANHTPQELAQAFAEGIYFGAYRYIEYRSPEPSEPPVSSLQAVLAEPDERRLRPLQQGIRIGGILGKAQNFARTIANRPANVMTPAALAAEAQKLARRTAGLRCTVLDEKKLAAEKMGGILAVGKGSANPPRLIVLRYSPSAASSKAAPLALIGKAITFDSGGVSLKPSEGLHDMKFDKSGGAAVLAAMAAVAALKPRRVIYGIIPAAENLPSGTSYRPGDIVTTYSGKTVEIQNTDAEGRMLLCDAIAYAVKLGCNPIVDTATLTGACVVALGTKRAGLMGNDPGLLEAIEKASRKTGERVWRLPCDDEYVEAMKSQIADLKNVGGKWAGACTAAAFLSQFVGKARWAHLDIAGVGVWGAGEKDAPGSIGFGVRLLTTFAMNSVF; encoded by the coding sequence ATGGTGGAGAAAAAAGCAGCGATGAAAAAGGCCATAGACACGGCGGTGATATGCCGAAAAGCGGATCCGCTTCAGATTCGCACGGATGTATTGGCGGTGGGGGTTTTCGAAAAAGAACCGCTGGGCGGATGGGTCCAGCGGGTTGATCGGCGGCTCAAGGGACAAATCAGCCGGCTGCTGGAGCTGAAGGATTTCAAAGGCAAGCCGCAGATGACGGCCCTTTTATATACTCGGGGACAGCTCGGCGCCGAGCGTGTGCTTCTGGTCGGGCTGGGAGAGAAGAAAAAGGCCGATGCGGATACGCTTCGAAAGGCGGCGTCAGCAGCAGCTTCGGCGGCGGTCGATTTGAGGGTCTCTTCGCTGGCGGCGGCGGTGGACTGGGGCGATTGGGCAAACCATACGCCGCAGGAACTGGCTCAAGCGTTTGCCGAAGGGATTTATTTCGGTGCCTATCGCTATATCGAATACCGCAGTCCGGAACCTTCGGAGCCGCCGGTTTCTTCTCTGCAGGCGGTCCTGGCCGAACCGGATGAGCGGCGTCTTCGTCCGCTGCAGCAGGGCATTCGAATCGGCGGCATATTAGGAAAGGCCCAGAACTTTGCCCGCACTATTGCGAATCGTCCGGCGAATGTAATGACGCCGGCGGCTTTGGCAGCCGAGGCGCAAAAATTGGCTCGCAGAACCGCCGGGCTGCGATGCACTGTGCTGGATGAAAAGAAACTGGCCGCCGAAAAGATGGGCGGCATTCTGGCGGTTGGAAAGGGCTCGGCCAATCCGCCGCGGCTGATTGTCCTGCGGTACAGCCCGTCGGCAGCGTCTTCCAAGGCCGCCCCGCTGGCCCTTATCGGCAAGGCGATTACCTTTGACAGCGGCGGGGTCAGCTTAAAACCCAGCGAGGGGCTGCACGATATGAAGTTTGACAAGTCCGGCGGGGCGGCTGTGCTGGCGGCGATGGCCGCTGTGGCTGCTCTCAAACCGCGGCGCGTCATTTACGGCATCATTCCGGCTGCTGAAAATCTGCCCAGCGGAACCAGCTACCGGCCCGGCGACATCGTCACCACCTACAGCGGCAAGACCGTCGAGATTCAGAATACCGATGCGGAAGGGCGGATGCTCTTGTGCGATGCCATTGCGTATGCGGTGAAGCTGGGCTGCAATCCGATTGTGGACACGGCGACGCTGACCGGTGCCTGCGTAGTGGCCCTCGGAACCAAACGCGCCGGCCTGATGGGCAATGACCCCGGCCTGCTGGAGGCGATTGAGAAGGCCTCCAGGAAGACCGGCGAGCGTGTCTGGCGGCTTCCGTGCGACGATGAATACGTCGAAGCGATGAAGAGCCAGATTGCGGATTTGAAAAATGTCGGCGGCAAGTGGGCCGGCGCCTGCACGGCGGCAGCGTTTTTGAGCCAATTCGTCGGCAAGGCCCGCTGGGCGCATCTGGATATTGCCGGCGTGGGCGTCTGGGGAGCCGGTGAAAAAGATGCACCCGGCTCCATCGGATTCGGTGTGCGGCTGCTGACGACGTTTGCAATGAATTCGGTTTTCTGA